Proteins encoded by one window of Sciurus carolinensis chromosome 12, mSciCar1.2, whole genome shotgun sequence:
- the LOC124961270 gene encoding LOW QUALITY PROTEIN: microtubule-associated protein 10-like (The sequence of the model RefSeq protein was modified relative to this genomic sequence to represent the inferred CDS: inserted 3 bases in 2 codons; deleted 3 bases in 2 codons; substituted 1 base at 1 genomic stop codon) translates to MAVERFFTLELLAYRAARRRPGLRVRHGLRVTPAPSRPAPSCCSCPPLLGLPRPACWAPATSQHSPAARAPSPYWTRRALFCRLTRSWAAASVTPPTRPPPPSAPRTSLTRPPLTRPRTAAPGTPPRRGKEPPALPARAPRKNNKPGPAEAADSSVSTISTSSKEDAELALETNTFCSPPLYYTPLTQERTLPAGVKITIESQRDGSEELGDALQEKVLVNPPTPLSPPEGTDSATQETPAVLLSPPESQDVSGAVNESTCRPQTEQNTISTIRQLPLLNALLIELSLLYNQPMASPTHMHPHLAWLYRTEDKKVPESCAKSTCHYESKKDKFSVGDHEKSVNLQCRKNQFENLKKGXYFENSGNCHKRVTRGHLLYGLTNTLRLGLRQTNPDMLVVHEKREXYRKMQAQTLGIGNKEIDDWQLRTTEYDVPAEMSENSCHESISELKYSDGFTSPCYSEDFYTTEETSKSLQTHDSSPGAEISRNSRSSGVRPPSRKSSSEXSSVLSPPFSAGSPVLSQKRRHLSKTRDKIMEKASSNSTSNLSSSHGTEEKESQIDQNSRHNSKGKKRGQVFSMKRKAETGCKWSEKNPMLLTSQVSSYLPSNLSEMELSVLDGSTSDHFEEEDGIGSLRISKQYKDICELVLKKLPGYIV, encoded by the exons ATGGCGGTTGAGCGGTTCTTCACGCTGGAGCTGCTG GCCTACCGCGCTGCCCGGCGGCGCCCTGGGCTTCGGGTGCGGCATGGCCTGCGTGTTACGCCTGCGCCCAGCCGCCCTGCGCCGAGCTGCTGCAGCTGCCCGCCGCTCCTGGGCCTCCCTCGCCCCGCCTGCTGGGCGCCTGCGACGTCCCAGCACAGTCCGGCAGCCCGGGCACCTTCGCCCTACTGGACCCGGCGGGCACTGTTCTGCCGCCTGACGCGGAGCTGGGCGGCCGCGTCCGTGACCCCGCCAACTCGGCCCCCGCCGCCTTCGGCGCCCCGGACCTCGCTGACCCGGCCCCCGCTGACCCGGCCCCGGACCGCGGCCCCCGGGACCCCGCCAAGGCGCGGGAAggagcccccagccctgcccgcGCGGGCTCCTCGGAAGAACAACAAACCTGGCCCTGCGGAGGCTGCGGACAGCAGTGTCAGCACCATCAGCACCTCCAGCAAGGAAGACGCCGAGCTGGCCCTGGAAACCAACACCTTTTGCTCTCCTCCTCTGTATTACACTCCCTTGACCCAAGAAAGGACGCTTCCTGCAGGCGTCAAAATCACCATTGAGTCCCAAAGGGACGGATCTGAGGAGCTGGGTGATGCCTTGCAGGAAAAAGTACTTGTAAACCCTCCAACACCTCTGAGCCCTCCAGAAGGTACAGATTCTGCAACACAGGAGACTCCTGCGGTGCTTTTGAGTCCACCAGAGAGTCAGGATGTA AGCGGAGCCGTTAATGAATCTACATGTCGCCCTCAAACTGAACAAAATACAATCAGTACAATAAGGCAGCTTCCTTTGCTGAATGCTTTGTTAATTGAGCTGTCCTTGTTATACAACCAACCCATGGCGAGTCCAACTCATATGCATCCCCACTTAGCCTGGTTGTATAGAACCGAGGATAAGAAGGTACCAGAATCTTGTGCCAAATCCACGTGTCACTATGAATCTAAGAAGGATAAGTTTTCAGTGGGGGACCATGAGAAGTCAGTGAATCTTCAGTGTAGAAAGAACCAATTTGAAAACCTTAAGAAAG AATATTTTGAGAACAGTGGCAATTGTCACAAGAGGGTGACTAGGGGGCATCTACTTTATGGTCTAACAAATACACTTAGACTTGGTTTAAGGCAGACAAATCCTGACATGTTAGTAGTACATGAAAAGAGAGAATAGTACAGAAAGATGCAAGCACAAACGTTAGG aattggaaataaagaaatagatgatTGGCAACTCAGAACCACAGAGTATGATGTTCCTGCTGAAATGAGTGAAAATAGTTGCCATGAAAGCATCTCAGAACTGAAGTATTCAGATGGTTTCACCAGTCCTTGCTATTCAGAAGACTTCTACACCACTGAGGAGACCAGCAAGAGTTTGCAAACTCATGATAGCAGTCCAGGGGCAGAAATTTCACGTAACAGTAGGTCTAGTGGAGTAAGACCACCCTCAAGGAAAAGCAGCAGTGA GAGTTCTGTTCTTAGCCCACCCTTTTCAGCTGGATCACCGGTACTCTCACAAAAGAGGAGGCATCTTTCAAAGACTCGGGATAAAATCATGGAGAAGGCATCTAGTAACTCCACCAGTAATTTATCTTCATCCCATGGGactgaggaaaaagaaagccagatAGACCAAAACAGTAGGCATAATTCTAAGGGTAAAAAAAGAGGTCAAGTCTTCTCTATGAAACGTAAAGCAGAAACTGGTTGCAAATGGTCAGAAAAAAATCCGATGCTGCTGACATCTCAGGTGAGTTCTTACCTGCCCTCTAATTTGTCAGAAATGGAACTCAGTGTTCTGGATGGCAGTACATCAGATCACTTTGAAGAAGAGGATGGA ATTGGTTCACTGAGAATTTCAAAGCAATACAAAGATATCTGTGAGTTAGTATTAAAGAAACTTCCAGGATATATAGTGtaa